From the Helicoverpa armigera isolate CAAS_96S chromosome 27, ASM3070526v1, whole genome shotgun sequence genome, one window contains:
- the LOC110384617 gene encoding uncharacterized protein LOC110384617: MVAVEPGDEESEVIRDKLRGVLAQFKDMTDEDKAEFAKKIKEGLASKLSMRLKNNEMLAGVEDAIKEAVMTKLYMVAAAAFVILVLIVFFGYKLYKSIKEKEKKREEKKKLSK, from the exons ATGGTAGCCGTAGAACCGGGTGATGAAGAATCGGAGGTAATAAGGGATAAATTAAGAGGAGTTTTGGCTCAGTTCAAGGATATGACTGACGAAGATAAGGCAGAGTTTGCTAAGAAGATAAAAGAGGGTCTTGCTAGTAAATTGAGTATGAGGTTGAAGAATAATGAGATGTTGGCTGGAGTTGAGGATGCGATCAAAGAAGCTGTGATGACTAAGCTTTATATGGTGGCCGCGGCTGCGTTCGTCATTCTAGTTTTAATTG TATTCTTCGGCTACAAACTTTACAAATCGATAAAGGAAAAGGAAAAGAAACGCGAGGAAAAGAAAAAGCTAAGCAAATGA